The sequence GCGTGGGAGGGCGACGCGTCGGACCGGTCGCCCTCGCGCGGCGAGATCGTACTGACGACCCGCTATCGCGGATGGCGCGGGGAGCCCTTCCCATGGGTCTATCTCGCGGAAGACGTGTTGACCTCGGTCGCGCGGGAGGCCGGCTACGAAGTCGAGGCGCTCGGGCGGGTGGAGCGTGGAGAGTACCTTCTCGCTCTTCACGCCGAGGAAGCGTGTTAGGCGATGGATCCGCGTCGCGCGAAGCTCGAGCAGCTGTTCCGGTGGAAGCAGGTCGCCCTCTGGTCACCGGTGGTCTGGCTGCCCCTGGTCGTCTACTGGGGAGCGACCGGTCGCGGGCCTCGGGCGATCGGCCTGGCGATCGCGGGGGGCATCTTCGTCGGCGTCGCGCGCTTCGTGGTCGGGAGCGCGCGCTGTCCCGGCTGTGAGACCCGCTTCAGGGACACGCCCGCGGGCTTCCGGCGGATCTGGAACGACATGACGTGCGAAGCGTGCGGCCTCTCCCTCTTCGAGCTAAGACGTGGCCGCGCCCGGGACTAGCAAGCCGTAACGAGCCTGCTTCGAATGGAGGAGTCGCCCCATGGCCCCCGCCTTCGATACGTACTCCCGTGACCCGGACGACGTCGCGCGCGTCTTCCGCTACTTCGCCGAGGTCGAGACGCCGCGGCTCGGCTCTCGGGTCTACACCGACTACTGTGCCGGCATCGCCGACGATCCCCGACTCCTCGAGCTCGCCTGCCGGACGATCCCGTCGCAGCCGCCGCCCAACGTGTTCTTCGCGGCGGTCAAGCACCTGCTCCTCGAGGACCCGGAGCGGAGCGACGAGGCCCGCGCGTTGGCGCGCTTCTATCCGACGCTGAGCGGTGGCTCGATCCCGGACGAGTCCGCCTTCCCGGCGTTCCGCGCCTTCTGTCTCGCCCACGCCGACGAGCTCGACCCGGTGCTGCGCTCCGGCCGGACGCAGACGTGCGTCGTCCACCGCAGCGCGATCATGCTGCCGGCGATCGGGACCCTTCCCCGGGTCGCGCAGGCGGACGGTCGCGTCGGCCTGCTCGAGATCGGCCCGGCCATCGGCCTGAACCTCCGTCTCGACCACTATCGCTACGTCTACGAGGGGGAGGGCGCGACGCTCACCTGGGGCGCCGAAGACGCGACGCCGCGACTCGCCTGCGAGATCCGGGGAACCGTCCCGCTGCTTCCGGCGCGGCTCGAGATCGCAGCGCGCCACGGCCTCGAGCTCTCGCCGATCGACGTCGACGATCCGAGCGCGGTGCGCTGGCTGCGCGCGTTGATCTGGCCCGAGCACGTCGAGCGCGGCCGCCTGATGGACGAGGCGATCGAAGTCGCCGCGCGCGTGCCGGCGCTGATCGCTGCGGGCGACGCGACGAAGGATCTCGAGGACGCCGTCGCGCGCCTGCCCGCGGATGCGCCAAGGGTCGTCTTCGCGACCGTCGCGCTCTACCAGATCGACGACGACGGCCAGCGCGCGATCCACGCGTCGCTCGCCCGCGCCAGCGCGGCGCAGCCGATCGACTTCGTCACGATGGAGAGCAACGGCCAGGGCGGGTGTCGGATCGACCACTTCGCCTTCGAAGCCGGCGGCGCGACCGACCACACCGTTCTCGCCCAGGCCGACAGCCACGGTCGTTGGATCGAATGGGGCCGGCAGCTCTGACCCTGAAGACCGCGCCGCCTCGAGTGGAGCCTTCAGCGGTCACCGGCTCCGCCGGTGACAGCGCGCTCCGCGCGCGTCAATAACGTGCGATGACCTCGTCGCCGAAGCGCTTCACCCAGTCGATCTTCTGC is a genomic window of bacterium containing:
- a CDS encoding DUF2332 domain-containing protein, with amino-acid sequence MAPAFDTYSRDPDDVARVFRYFAEVETPRLGSRVYTDYCAGIADDPRLLELACRTIPSQPPPNVFFAAVKHLLLEDPERSDEARALARFYPTLSGGSIPDESAFPAFRAFCLAHADELDPVLRSGRTQTCVVHRSAIMLPAIGTLPRVAQADGRVGLLEIGPAIGLNLRLDHYRYVYEGEGATLTWGAEDATPRLACEIRGTVPLLPARLEIAARHGLELSPIDVDDPSAVRWLRALIWPEHVERGRLMDEAIEVAARVPALIAAGDATKDLEDAVARLPADAPRVVFATVALYQIDDDGQRAIHASLARASAAQPIDFVTMESNGQGGCRIDHFAFEAGGATDHTVLAQADSHGRWIEWGRQL